A stretch of DNA from Coriobacteriia bacterium:
TGAGGTGGAGGAATACCGACTCCAGGTTGGGCTCGACGACCTCCACGGAACGTACCGAGGCGCCCGCCGCCGTAATCGCAGCAATCGCGGCGCCCAGCACCGGCCCCGCCTCGGGCGCCAGCACCTCGAGGGTAGCGTCCGCGAGTTCGGCTCGCGAGACGCCGGGCACGGCGAGCACGGCCGCCAGCGCCTCGCCGCATCGCACGTCGGCGAGTTCGATACGCATGCGATCCTCGTCACCCACGAGTGCGCGCAGTTCCTCGAGCGACCCCTGTGCGATGACGTGGCCGTGGTCGACGATTGCGATGCGATCGCACAGCGCCTCGACCTCTTCCATGTAGTGGCTCGTATAGAGGACCGTCATGCCCTCGCGGTTGAGTTCGCGAACGGTGTCGAGGATGTGGTTGCGGCTCTGCGGGTCGATGCCCACCGTGGGCTCGTCCATCAGCAGCACGCGGGGACGATGCAGAATGCCCGCCGCGATATTGATGCGACGCTTCATGCCGCCCGAGAACGTCTCGATGCGCTTCTTCGCCTGGTCTTCCAAGCCGGCCATCTTCAGGCCGTAGCCGATCGAATCGGAGAGTGCTTTGCCGCTCAAGCCGTACATGCGACCCCAGAACCGTAGGTTCTCGGCGGCGGTAAGCGTTGGGTACAGCGCGATCTCCTGCGGCAC
This window harbors:
- a CDS encoding ABC transporter ATP-binding protein, which encodes MSGGTPNSIVQVDGLVKRFGDMTAVDGVSFSIAEGSIFGLLGPNGAGKTTTISMISCLLAPDGGDVVVDGHSVRNQSGAVRRVLGVVPQEIALYPTLTAAENLRFWGRMYGLSGKALSDSIGYGLKMAGLEDQAKKRIETFSGGMKRRINIAAGILHRPRVLLMDEPTVGIDPQSRNHILDTVRELNREGMTVLYTSHYMEEVEALCDRIAIVDHGHVIAQGSLEELRALVGDEDRMRIELADVRCGEALAAVLAVPGVSRAELADATLEVLAPEAGPVLGAAIAAITAAGASVRSVEVVEPNLESVFLHLTGRALRD